Part of the Candidatus Zixiibacteriota bacterium genome, GGCTGGAGCGGCACGGTAACGCCGAGTATGGATGGATATGTCTTCTCTCCAGCCAGCCGGACCTATGCCAATGCCATATCGAATCAGACCGACCAGGACTTCACGGCATCGATCATTTCGGATGTCAGCCAGGATAATGGTGGCCTCATTCCGGACGAATTCCAGCTCGCTCAAAACTACCCCAACCCATTTAATCCGGAGACGGCGATAGAATATGCTGTCGCATCCCGATCTCCTGTGAGGATTGAGGTTTTCAATGTACTCGGTCAGTGCGTGCGAGTTCTGCTTGACGAAGTGAAAGCAGCGGGCAATTACCAAATGACATGGGACGGTACGGACCAGATCGGCAACCTCGTCTCGACCGGTATGTACCTATATCGGATTCAGGCTGGCGACTTTGTTCAGACGAAGAAGATGCTGCTGCTTAAGTAGTGCGACACGCGCGAGTGCACGGAGAGAGGGCCGGTGGCATTGTCTACCTGCCCCCTGTTATTTCGACAAACTGGCCTCCACCTGTTACTTCAACGCTGGTTGTGATCGCTACATCTCGCCCGAGAAACGCGGTCGAGACTCGCGATGACGGGATCGGGGCTTTTTCAACAGGCCCGCAAGTTGAGAGTTCGTCCCTCCTCTCAGCAGTAACGTAACGTGCAGTGAATTAACATGTTATACAAAATCACCTTTCTGTTGAAACATTTTGTTGTGAACGCCGTTTAAGTACTTGACAGTGTTTATAATGACGATATCTTACGAGAGACGTTCGGATGCACGTAGAGCCAGTTAAGATGGGCACAATCGAAAGGCGGCAGCGGGAGCGAGGACAGATGCACGACGCCATCGTCAGCGCTGCAGTCGAACTCTTTCTCACCGAAGGTTACGAGCAGACATCAATCCGCAAGATCGCCGAGAAGATCGAGTACACTCCAGGTGCCATCTACTCATACTTCAAGGACAAAGACGAGATTCTGTTCGAGATCCACCTCCGCGGATTTGAGAAACTGTTTGAACAGCTCAGGCCTGCCCTGGAAGGTGTCGATCCGCTGGACAGACTTTATCGCATTGGAAAACTGTACATCGACTTCGCTCTGCAGAACCCGCAGTATTACGATCTGATGTTCATCGGCTTGAGCATGGCTCGCTCTATCAAAGAAAAGCAAGAGTGGGAGTCCGGTGAAGGCGCCTACGGGGTTTTAAGGCAGATTGTAGGTGAATGCATAGAGAAAAAACTGTTACCGGCAGGTGATGTTGATGCCGCAGCGTACACATTCTGGTCGATGGTGCACGGGATGGTGTCGCTAGTATTACGGGGGAGATGCATGGCCCCCCCGGCTGAGCGGCCCAACCTTGTGTACGGTTCATATGAATATTTGTGGAAGGTGATGTCAAACCAGAGGAAGCCCGATGGCAGGTAACGAACTAATCATAAAACCCGCATCAGCCGGAAGGAAGTCGGTCGCGGCAGAGGCGCAAGCAAACAGACAGATATTTTTTTGACCACGTATTAAACAGTGTTTAAGGACTATGCAACGTTCAAGAACTTCATGTCAGAATGCTCCTCGACTCCGGGTAATGCTCGCCAAGGCTGTTGCCTTGCTTGTAATCGCAACAGCCTCCGCCTCTGCATCTCCCTACATGGATGAGTACGTTCGACTTGGGCTGCAACAGAACTCCGAGATCCAGCAACAGCGGCTTCAGTATGCCGAAAGCAGGTCTGCGGTGACTGAAGCCCGCGCGAATCTGCTGCCATCATTGTCGCTTGAATCGCGATACAGCGACTTCCATGGGAATATGTTGAATGTCGGCGATCTGATCAATCCGGCCTATGCAGCGCTCAATCAGTTGACGGGAACGAGCAGATTCCCGACCAGCCTCGATCTGACAATTCCTCAGAAGCAACAGACCACCCTGCGACTAACCCAGCCGTTATTTGAGCCACGGGCCTTGTACAACTTCAGGATACGCCGGTACCTCCGGGATCTTGAGAGCGCCAGGCTGAAGACGTCCGAACGGTCTTTGGTACGGGACATCAAAACCGCCTATCTCGGCTATGCCAAATCAGTGCGGGTCGTTGAGCTGTATGATCAAACGATCAGTGTACTCGAAGAGAACGTACGCGTCAGTCAAAAGCTGGTCGACAATCAAAAGGCTACTCTCGATGTACTGTATCGCGCCAAGGCCGAGCTCAACGATCTCAAACAAAAGCGGTCCGAAGCGGAACTTCAGCGGTCCGATGCCGCCCGGTATTTCAATTTCCTTCTCAAGCGTTCCTTGGATGCGCCGATCCTGCTGGACGTTGATTCGGCAATAGGAGCTATAGAGGTTCCCGGTGTCGATTCCGCACTCGCGCGCGGGTTGGCTCACCGGGATGAGTTACATCAACTCACATACGGCCTTCGCGCGGCATCGAACTCGATCAAACTGAACAACGCGGCGTTCTATCCAACGTTATCTGTTGCCCTCGATTATGGATACCAGGGGAACGACTATCGGTTCGACCGGGACGACGACCTGACCACCGTTTCCCTGGTCGCGACATGGAATCTCTTCAACGGCGGGCGGGACGCGGCGCGCCGACAGCAGGCCGTGCTGGAGTCCGAACGACTTCGCCTTCAGCAGGATGAAGTCAGGCGACAGATCGAAATGCAGATCCGGCAGACCTATGACGCCGTACTGGTGGCTCGGCAGTCGGTAAGCACCGCTGCCGACCGTTTGACTAGCGCGCAGCGATCGTTTGAACTTGTGTCCCGTCGCTTCGCTGAAGGTATGGCTCCGCAAGTCGAATTTCTGGATGCCCGGGCCAATCTTACCTCCGCCGGTATCAACCAAATACTCACCACCTATGACTTTGCCGTTCGGTACGCGCAACTCGAACAGGCGGCAGCGCTGGTCGACTTGCAGACCATAACGGCAGACCAGGACAAATAAGGAGACAACATAGCATGCGCACAGCCGTTCTATTCACAGCTCTGGTCCTCGCAGCGCCCGCCGCTTTGCTGGTTGGTTGCAGTACCACCAAGAGTGCGGCGTCGGGACCAAACCAGCCCGACATCAAACCGGTCCCGGTACGGATCGCCGCGGTCGAGCATACCCGGGCCGATCTTCCCGTCCGCGCAGTGGGGAAGGTGGCAGCGAAGGAAGAACTGCGCTTATCATTCAAGATCGGCGGCATCATCGAGCACATGTTGGTCGACGAAGGTGAATCCGTCGAAAAGGGAGAATTACTGGCCGGCTTGAGCTTGACTGAGATTGATGCCCAGTTAACTCAGGCGCAAAACGGGTTTGACAAGGCGGACCGCGACCTGAAACGGGTAAAAAACCTGTTTGCCGATACCGTCGCCACGCTTGAACAGCTCCAGAACGCGACTACAGCATGGGAAGTGGCCAGGGCGACTCTTGATGCAGCCTTATTCAATCGCGAACACGCTCAGATATTCGCCCCCGCTGCGGGATGCATCCTCAGGCGGTTGGCCGATAACCACGAGCAGGTAACGGCCGGTTCCCCGGTGATCGTACTGTCGGGGTACGAAAAGGGGTGGGTCATGCGAAGCGGCCTGGCCGACGTCGATTTCCTTCGGATCAAGCTGGGGGACTCGGCCAGAATCGAGTTCGATGCCTTACCCGGTACAATGGTCGGCGGCACTGTCTC contains:
- a CDS encoding TolC family protein; translated protein: MDEYVRLGLQQNSEIQQQRLQYAESRSAVTEARANLLPSLSLESRYSDFHGNMLNVGDLINPAYAALNQLTGTSRFPTSLDLTIPQKQQTTLRLTQPLFEPRALYNFRIRRYLRDLESARLKTSERSLVRDIKTAYLGYAKSVRVVELYDQTISVLEENVRVSQKLVDNQKATLDVLYRAKAELNDLKQKRSEAELQRSDAARYFNFLLKRSLDAPILLDVDSAIGAIEVPGVDSALARGLAHRDELHQLTYGLRAASNSIKLNNAAFYPTLSVALDYGYQGNDYRFDRDDDLTTVSLVATWNLFNGGRDAARRQQAVLESERLRLQQDEVRRQIEMQIRQTYDAVLVARQSVSTAADRLTSAQRSFELVSRRFAEGMAPQVEFLDARANLTSAGINQILTTYDFAVRYAQLEQAAALVDLQTITADQDK
- a CDS encoding TetR/AcrR family transcriptional regulator, encoding MHDAIVSAAVELFLTEGYEQTSIRKIAEKIEYTPGAIYSYFKDKDEILFEIHLRGFEKLFEQLRPALEGVDPLDRLYRIGKLYIDFALQNPQYYDLMFIGLSMARSIKEKQEWESGEGAYGVLRQIVGECIEKKLLPAGDVDAAAYTFWSMVHGMVSLVLRGRCMAPPAERPNLVYGSYEYLWKVMSNQRKPDGR
- a CDS encoding efflux RND transporter periplasmic adaptor subunit — protein: MRTAVLFTALVLAAPAALLVGCSTTKSAASGPNQPDIKPVPVRIAAVEHTRADLPVRAVGKVAAKEELRLSFKIGGIIEHMLVDEGESVEKGELLAGLSLTEIDAQLTQAQNGFDKADRDLKRVKNLFADTVATLEQLQNATTAWEVARATLDAALFNREHAQIFAPAAGCILRRLADNHEQVTAGSPVIVLSGYEKGWVMRSGLADVDFLRIKLGDSARIEFDALPGTMVGGTVSEIGAAANPINGTYEIEIKVGPTAARLVSGLVGKISITPTTDQLAAMIPIEALVEANELNGYVYVPSADGRSARRAAVTVAYLKGGLAVVHDPSSALQMVITAGASRLSDGAAVVEVK